In the Streptomyces spororaveus genome, CGGCGCCGGCCTGGTACCCGACCGGACACCGCTCGCCCGGGTCGGGCCCGACTGGGCGGCGGCCTTCCGCTCCCTGCGCGCCGACGTGGAAACGCTCGTACGGGCGGAGCTCGTCGGCACCGACCCCGACGAGAACGCCCTCGCCCGGGTCAACGCGCTGGCCGCCGGACCACCCCCGGGGCTGTGCGCCGTACGGGACCAGGAAGGACACCTCGTACGGGAGTTGTGCGGCGGCGTGGAGTGCGGCGCACTGCTCGCGGCCGTCGCCCGGGACACCGTGGAGCTGCTGACCGACC is a window encoding:
- a CDS encoding CGNR zinc finger domain-containing protein is translated as MRFDTGRVCLDLVATFTPHEGIPDGDELRLWLAGAGLVPDRTPLARVGPDWAAAFRSLRADVETLVRAELVGTDPDENALARVNALAAGPPPGLCAVRDQEGHLVRELCGGVECGALLAAVARDTVELLTDPGDRALLRACAGDGCTRVYLDTSRGHRRRWCSSERCGNRERVARHRRRALAAGAG